The following proteins are encoded in a genomic region of Brachypodium distachyon strain Bd21 chromosome 1, Brachypodium_distachyon_v3.0, whole genome shotgun sequence:
- the LOC112268577 gene encoding uncharacterized protein LOC112268577, translating into MVTVEGGSLSVSQLVSLLRLFVPSDNFEWEVSSSEDNVFKVQFPSKLELQQMIRFGKFNVPTSECRITFDEWSPKLNPNWLVQDVWVRIAGIPPAVKGSFLALWGLGSPLGKTKEVDMAFTCQHGVLRIFIGWVDYTCIPERKDLLIKDGLYRLTFQVEGPPREEGLGDEVMHDANEGDDEGDKKKDASEKSDLDDRGGKRGKNVDGDTSTSSSVGGSGGAAAPTSSSPTDGSNVVMIRIGSVETPVPMSRVPLVSVSAPMSYSKIAAPRRLWADLVEEELPCFGSAPPRVDRSRYEGGRPMGSVVSRSIVAAPSHVDSVAGDMVAPARHSATMKQLCSVVASDVRSGHEQGALLPTSEVEPQEGQRDVE; encoded by the coding sequence ATGGTGACGGTGGAGGGGGGCAGTTTGTCTGTTTCTCAGCTTGTTTCACTGCTCCGGTTGTTTGTCCCGTCTGATAATTTTGAGTGGGAGGTGAGTTCGTCCGAGGATAATGTTTTCAAGGTGCAATTTCCTTCCAAGCTTGAGTTGCAGCAGATGATCAGATTTGGCAAATTTAATGTTCCTACGAGTGAATGTAGGATCACTTTTGATGAGTGGTCTCCTAAGCTGAATCCTAATTGGCTTGTTCAAGATGTGTGGGTGCGAATCGCTGGTATTCCCCCAGCTGTGAAGGGGTCCTTCTTAGCTCTCTGGGGACTGGGTTCACCGCTTGGTAAGACCAAGGAGGTTGACATGGCATTTACATGTCAGCACGGGGTATTGCGTATTTTCATTGGGTGGGTTGATTATACATGTATACCAGAGCGAAAGGATCTGCTCATCAAGGATGGCCTCTACAGGCTTACTTTCCAGGTGGAAGGACCACCAAGGGAGGAGGGGCTTGGTGATGAAGTTATGCATGATGCTAATGAGGGTGACGATGAGGGGGATAAGAAAAAGGATGCTTCAGAGAAGTCCGATCTGGATGATCGTGGTGGTAAGCGTGGCAAAAATGTGGATGGCGACACCTCTACTTCTTCGTCGGTTGGAGGGAGTGGTGGTGCAGCGGCAcccacttcttcttctccgaccgatGGGTCCAATGTGGTGATGATTCGTATTGGCTCTGTGGAGACACCGGTTCCTATGTCCAGGGTCCCGCTTGTATCTGTTTCAGCTCCGATGTCTTATAGTAAGATTGCAGCTCCTCGTCGTCTGTGGGCTGACCTTGTGGAGGAGGAATTGCCGTGTTTTGGGTCTGCTCCGCCTCGTGTTGACAGGTCGAGATACGAAGGTGGACGGCCTATGGGCAGCGTGGTGTCAAGGTCGATCGTCGCTGCGCCTTCTCATGTGGATTCTGTGGCCGGTGATATGGTTGCGCCTGCTAGGCATAGTGCTACCATGAAGCAGCTTTGCTCTGTGGTTGCTTCCGATGTGCGATCCGGGCACGAGCAGGGGGCGCTGCTCCCTACTAGTGAGGTGGAGCCCCAAGAAGGGCAGCGTGATGTGGAGTAG
- the LOC100841400 gene encoding uncharacterized protein LOC100841400, with protein MGRGYVVISMLLCFLFASWYLTLAESTDSGGNLQMNDKNITLSTTKPIWFPRRANILDEDNTISHYAMWRTTTGKRYGFRAEMSIWGSPNQHYSQDSGSAIQMYCAEGDRYRLIEAGFHVAPALYHNRDVRFFTYWTKDTKSAGCYNLNCPGFVPAPGAALVPGQAIAPTSTYDVQDRYVRLSINEDPKSGDLVLYRHDLERPSFLGHFPRELCPGTSRIQALTGFVNYLLTIKGPPMGSGHFPSRNPKRSGYFKHIKIYDSKGRAWDPHTTPIKKVADKWDCYNQTSLFLQRDMGYAFFYGGPSGCEKLKYSHGAINQDDYKIKGGHNPLLLAPRIQAWVSGKNSTQGSCVTAQSPMTPTGYVRSSHSGASPPACAPLLLSCAYARRCCPRHVPPRFRDFRPRLRPVLGRFYDGSMG; from the exons ATGGGTCGTGGTTATGTTGTCATATCAATGTTACTTTGCTTTTTATTCGCATCTTGGTACCTCACTTTGGCTGAATCAACGGATTCAGGTGGTAATCTGCAGATGAATGACAAG aacattACTCTTTCAACAACCAAACCTATCTGGTTCCCACGAAGAGCCAACATTCTGGATGAAGACAACACCATTTCTCat TATGCAATGTGGCGCACAACAACAGGAAAACGTTATGGTTTTCGAGCTGAAATGAGTATATGGGGTTCACCAAATCAACACTACTCTCAAGACTCCGGATCAGCAATACAAATGTATTGTGCAGAAGGAGATCGCTACCGCTTAATCGAAGCCGGATTTCAC GTTGCTCCCGCTTTGTACCATAATAGAGATGTCCGCTTCTTTACATATTGGACG AAGGACACCAAATCAGCGGGTTGCTACAACTTGAATTGCCCCGGATTTGTTCCTGCGCCTGGAGCTGCACTGGTGCCTGGTCAAGCCATTGCTCCTACGTCAACTTATGATGTACAAGACCGCTATGTCAGGCTTAGCATAAATGAG GATCCAAAATCAGGAGATTTGGTGTTGTACCGGCATGACTTAGAGAGACCCTCGTTCTTGGGGCATTTCCCACGTGAGCTTTGCCCTGGAACGTCACGAATACAAGCATTGACTGGATTCGTGAATTACCTACTGACTATAAAGGGTCCTCCAATGGGCAGCGGCCATTTCCCCAGTAGAAATCCTAAGAGATCTGGATACTTCAAGCATATCAAGATTTATGACTCCAAAGGTCGCGCTTGGGACCCACATACAACCCCGATTAAGAAAGTAGCTGACAAGTGGGACTGCTATAACCAAACCAGTCTTTTTCTTCAGCGTGACATGGGCTACGCGTTTTTCTACGGTGGGCCAAGTGGCTGT GAAAAACTAAAGTATTCACATGGTGCTATTAATCAAGATGATTACAAGATTAAGGGTGGGCACAACCCTCTACTGTTAGCGCCAAGGATCCAAGCCTGGGTGTCCGGGAAGAACTCCACCCAGGGCAGCTGCGTGACGGCGCAGTCGCCGATGACCCCAACGGGGTACGTGAGGAGCTCGCACTCCGgtgcgtcgccgccggcctgtGCGCCTCTGCTCCTGTCGTGCGCCTAcgcgcgccgctgctgcccccGCCACGTGCCACCGCGGTTCCGTGACTTCCGTCCTCGACTCCGGCCAGTGCTTGGAAGGTTCTATGATGGCTCTATGGGGTGA
- the LOC100841101 gene encoding cytochrome P450 711A1 — protein sequence MDGAGVLWSRQMESPLAAILFTVAALAAGAFAVYFYAPSWRLRRVPGPLAYGLIGHLPLFTKHGPEVFGVLARRYGPIYRFYLGRQPVVVIADAELCREAGIKKFKSVVDRSVPSTIRSSPIHFKSLLFTKGSRWQSMRNVIIAIYQPSHLASLIPAVHPYIRRAARLLHPGQEVAFSDLAVKLFSDTIGQAAFGVDFGLTKPDDANNVDSTINNEKTATDDFIEKHLYALTSLKADLNGSLSMVLGTVAPLLQEPARQLLLRVPGSADRLMDETNRALSGLVDAIVAERAAMEAQSEGEKKNFLSVLLKARESSHAMRELFTADYVSALTYEHLLAGSGSMSFTLSGLAYRVAMHPEVEEKMLSEIDAFGPKDLVPDAEELNTKFTYLEQVLKETMRFYSSSPLVSRETTEDVEIGGYLLPKGTWVWLATGQLSKDPKHFPDPYTFRPERFDPEDEECKRRHPYAFLPFGIGPRGCPGQKFAMQQLKLVVIHLYRRYVFRHSPGMEFPLQLEFSIVNNFKHGVKLQVIDREEH from the exons ATGGACGGAGCGGGAGTACTCTGGAGCCGTCAGATGGAGTCGCCATTGGCAGCGATTCTGTTCACCGTGGCGGCACTGGCGGCCGGCGCATTCGCCGTGTATTTCTACGCGCCGTCGTGGCGCCTGCGCAGGGTGCCCGGGCCTCTCGCCTACGGGCTCATCGGCCACCTGCCGCTCTTCACCAAGCATGGCCCCGAGGTCTTTGGCGTCCTCGCAAGGAGATACGGGCCCATCTACAG GTTTTACCTGGGTCGACAGCCGGTGGTGGTGATCGCGGACGCAGAGCTGTGCAGGGAGGCCGGCATCAAGAAGTTCAAGAGCGTCGTCGACAGGAGCGTGCCCAGCACCATCCGTAGCTCGCCCATCCACTTCAAAAGTCTCCTCTTCACCAA GGGCTCGAGGTGGCAGTCGATGCGGAACGTGATCATCGCCATCTACCAGCCATCTCACCTTGCAAGCCTCATCCCGGCCGTCCATCCCTAcatccgccgcgccgcccgtctCCTCCACCCCGGCCAAGAGGTCGCCTTCTCCGACCTCGCCGTCAAGCTCTTCTCCGACACCATCGGGCAAGCCGCGTTCGGCGTCGACTTCGGGCTCACCAAACCCGACGACGCCAACAATGTCGACAGCACCATCAACAACGAAAAAACAGCCACGGACGACTTCATCGAGAAGCACCTGTACGCGCTGACGTCGCTCAAGGCGGACCTCAATGGGTCGCTCTCCATGGTGCTGGGAAccgtggcgccgctgctgcaggagcCGGcccggcagctgctgctgcgggtgCCGGGCTCGGCGGACCGCCTGATGGACGAGACCAACCGGGCCCTTAGCGGGCTCGTGGACGCCATCGTGGCGGAGCGGGCCGCCATGGAGGCCCAGAGcgagggggagaagaagaacttcCTGTCCGTGCTGCTCAAGGCCCGGGAGAGCAGCCACGCCATGAGGGAGCTCTTCACGGCCGACTACGTCTCCGCGCTCACCTACGAGCACTTGCTCGCCGGGTCCGGGTCCATGTCCTTCACGCTCTCGGGACTCGCGTACCGGGTCGCCATGCacccggaggtggaggagaagatgcTAAGTGAGATCGACGCGTTTGGGCCCAAGGACCTCGTGCCTGACGCCGAGGAACTCAACACCAAGTTCACCTACTTGGAGCAG GTTTTGAAGGAGACGATGAGGTTCTATTCTTCGTCCCCGCTGGTTTCGAGGGAAACGACCGAGGACGTCGAGATCGGAGGCTATCTCCTGCCAAAG GGAACGTGGGTGTGGCTAGCGACGGGGCAGCTATCGAAAGACCCGAAGCATTTCCCCGACCCGTACACGTTCCGTCCCGAGCGGTTCGACCCGGAGGACGAGGAATGCAAGCGAAGGCACCCCTACGCGTTCCTCCCCTTCGGCATCGGCCCTCGGGGTTGCCCCGGGCAGAAGTTCGCCATGCAGCAGCTCAAGCTCGTGGTTATCCACCTGTACCGCCGCTACGTCTTCAGGCACTCCCCCGGCATGGAGTTTCCCCTGCAGCTCGAGTTCTCCATCGTGAACAACTTCAAGCATGGCGTCAAGCTCCAAGTCATCGATCGAGAAGAGCACTAA